In Paenibacillus sp. 1781tsa1, one DNA window encodes the following:
- a CDS encoding type I phosphomannose isomerase catalytic subunit has translation MSTPYPLQFQPEFKERVWGGRALEQFGLTPPEGHIGEGWMIADHPNGTTKVLNGALAGKGLDEVREQLGTEWLGTKGVSEKGGRFPLLIKLLDCNDDLSVQVHPTDEYEALPPGELGKTEMWYVLDAKPGAHIIYGLNEGVDRATLKEALENGTVMDTLRQVPVEAGDTFFIPAGTVHALCAGVVVAEIQQNSDTTYRIYDYNRPGLDGKPRELHVEDSLNVTAYEGAGASTMKTNNATPGEWLKLAECPYFVVEKGIVTERWELSTNPDSFTILVVCEGEGTLEWAHAESDRIELKAGQCYLLPANLGSYTLDGNTTVLRSYLP, from the coding sequence ATGTCAACGCCATATCCATTACAATTCCAACCTGAATTCAAAGAACGTGTGTGGGGCGGTCGTGCGCTGGAGCAATTCGGCCTTACGCCCCCTGAAGGACATATCGGAGAAGGCTGGATGATTGCGGATCATCCAAACGGTACAACCAAGGTATTAAATGGAGCACTTGCCGGCAAGGGTCTGGATGAAGTTCGTGAACAACTGGGCACCGAATGGCTAGGAACCAAAGGCGTTTCCGAAAAAGGCGGACGCTTCCCCCTTCTAATTAAGCTGCTTGACTGCAACGATGACCTATCCGTTCAGGTTCATCCAACAGACGAGTATGAGGCACTTCCTCCTGGCGAACTTGGCAAAACAGAAATGTGGTATGTACTCGACGCAAAACCGGGCGCACACATCATCTACGGCTTGAATGAAGGCGTTGATCGGGCAACATTAAAAGAAGCATTGGAGAACGGTACGGTGATGGATACCCTTCGTCAGGTACCTGTGGAAGCTGGTGATACGTTCTTTATCCCTGCCGGAACAGTGCATGCGCTCTGTGCAGGTGTTGTTGTCGCCGAGATTCAGCAAAACTCGGATACAACGTACCGGATATACGATTACAATCGTCCAGGGCTGGATGGCAAACCACGTGAGTTGCATGTTGAAGACTCATTAAATGTCACCGCCTATGAGGGCGCAGGTGCCTCAACGATGAAAACAAATAATGCTACTCCCGGTGAATGGCTCAAGCTTGCGGAATGCCCTTATTTTGTGGTGGAAAAAGGGATTGTGACTGAACGGTGGGAACTCTCCACCAATCCTGACAGCTTCACGATTCTCGTTGTCTGTGAAGGAGAAGGCACTTTGGAGTGGGCACATGCTGAATCAGACCGCATTGAATTGAAAGCTGGACAATGTTATCTCTTGCCAGCCAATCTGGGGTCTTATACATTAGATGGAAATACCACTGTTCTTCGCTCTTATCTGCCATAA
- a CDS encoding class I SAM-dependent methyltransferase has product MGFLSVLSCAHQWIASRLQPGDLAIDATVGTGADTLFLAQQVGRRGQVIGFDIQSEALTLAQARIRKQNDETNLGSISMLQLSHDRMAEAVPESWSGAVGAVMFNLGYLPSESADSSIITETDSTIAALEAALTLLRPRGIITVVLYPGHDGGAQEAAAVLEWSSALPVEQAQVVMYRQLQRETSPFLIGIEKK; this is encoded by the coding sequence ATGGGCTTTCTTTCAGTTCTCAGCTGTGCACATCAGTGGATTGCTTCCCGTCTGCAGCCAGGTGATCTGGCCATAGATGCAACGGTTGGTACAGGAGCAGACACACTATTTTTGGCACAACAAGTTGGCAGGCGTGGTCAAGTCATTGGATTCGATATTCAAAGTGAAGCACTCACGCTGGCACAGGCCCGGATTCGAAAACAAAATGACGAAACCAATCTTGGCTCCATCTCCATGCTTCAACTAAGCCATGATCGAATGGCAGAAGCGGTGCCTGAGTCATGGTCTGGTGCGGTTGGTGCAGTTATGTTCAATCTGGGGTACCTGCCTTCAGAAAGTGCAGATTCCTCCATCATCACCGAGACTGACAGCACGATCGCTGCACTCGAGGCTGCACTCACTTTATTACGCCCTCGTGGAATCATTACGGTTGTGCTCTACCCCGGTCATGACGGAGGCGCACAGGAAGCGGCAGCCGTATTGGAATGGTCATCTGCCCTGCCGGTGGAACAGGCACAGGTTGTGATGTATCGCCAATTGCAGCGAGAAACTTCTCCTTTTCTGATCGGAATCGAGAAAAAATAA
- the odhB gene encoding 2-oxoglutarate dehydrogenase complex dihydrolipoyllysine-residue succinyltransferase yields MSEIKVPAMGESITEGTVSRWMVKEGDTVNQGDVLLELETDKVNIEISAEESGVLEKIIRQEGETVEIGETIGTLSAGSGGGSGAPASEPAAAEEKKAATPAPEAPTPPAPVAAAPESSDSAKTASPSARKLARERGIELDQVQSKDPIGRVYQDDVKSHNNQAPAPAAPPANKAPAAPSAPAAGSSTYTKPVERQRMSRRRATIAKRLVEAQQTAAMLTTFNEVDMTAIMDVRKRRKDKFKEKHEINLGFMSFFTKAVVGALKKFPTINAEIDGEDVVLKKYYDIGIAVSAKEGLVVPVVRDADRLGFAEIEKSIADLASKARSNTLALSDLQGGTFTITNGGTFGSLLSTPILNTPQVGILGMHKIQLRPVAIDAERMENRPMMYIALSYDHRIIDGSEAVRFLVTVKELLEDPESLLIEG; encoded by the coding sequence GTGAGTGAAATTAAAGTACCTGCAATGGGTGAGTCAATAACTGAGGGAACTGTATCCAGATGGATGGTTAAAGAAGGGGATACCGTTAATCAGGGTGATGTGCTTCTTGAACTGGAAACGGATAAAGTAAATATTGAGATCAGCGCAGAAGAAAGTGGTGTGCTGGAGAAGATCATTCGTCAGGAAGGAGAGACGGTAGAGATCGGTGAAACGATCGGTACACTCTCAGCTGGTTCTGGAGGAGGAAGCGGTGCACCCGCTTCCGAACCGGCAGCAGCTGAAGAGAAGAAGGCCGCTACTCCAGCGCCTGAAGCTCCAACACCACCAGCACCTGTTGCGGCAGCACCGGAGTCATCCGATAGTGCCAAGACGGCTTCACCGTCTGCACGTAAGCTTGCACGTGAACGTGGTATCGAGTTGGATCAGGTTCAGAGTAAAGATCCAATCGGACGGGTATATCAGGACGATGTGAAGAGCCATAACAATCAGGCGCCTGCTCCTGCTGCTCCACCTGCGAATAAAGCTCCTGCGGCACCAAGTGCTCCGGCAGCTGGAAGTTCCACCTATACCAAACCAGTGGAGCGTCAGCGGATGTCTCGCCGCCGTGCGACCATTGCCAAACGGCTGGTAGAGGCTCAGCAGACAGCAGCCATGTTGACTACGTTTAATGAAGTTGATATGACTGCGATCATGGATGTGCGTAAACGCCGTAAGGACAAGTTCAAAGAGAAACATGAGATTAACCTGGGCTTCATGTCCTTCTTCACCAAAGCGGTTGTGGGGGCTCTGAAAAAATTCCCTACAATCAACGCAGAGATTGATGGCGAAGATGTTGTGCTCAAAAAGTATTATGATATCGGCATTGCCGTATCTGCGAAGGAAGGACTGGTTGTACCGGTTGTACGTGATGCCGATCGTCTGGGCTTTGCCGAGATCGAGAAGAGTATTGCGGACCTGGCATCCAAAGCTCGCTCCAACACACTGGCGTTATCTGATCTGCAAGGTGGAACGTTCACCATCACCAATGGTGGAACATTTGGTTCCTTGTTGTCTACGCCAATTCTGAATACACCTCAAGTGGGTATTCTGGGGATGCATAAGATCCAGCTTCGTCCAGTGGCAATTGATGCAGAACGGATGGAGAACCGTCCAATGATGTACATCGCGTTGTCCTACGATCACCGGATTATCGACGGTAGTGAGGCTGTACGTTTCCTCGTGACCGTGAAAGAACTGCTTGAAGACCCGGAATCTCTGTTAATTGAAGGTTAA
- a CDS encoding alpha/beta fold hydrolase, which produces MQESTFALVASEGTRIHVYRWLPDPECDVKGVVQIAHGMGETAARYAEFANVLTESGYAVYANDHRGHGKTVENAKLLGNAGIDAFRWMASDMINLGEVAAKENPGVPLFLMGHSMGSFLVQHLMYAGHEQYHAFILSGTNGRRGLLRFGEKLAFLQCGIQGATHPSMLLNAIVFGGFNRSFRPATTPFDWLSRDSQEVQRFIDDPLCGAVCTAGFFRDFFKLLLEVHLPHNMERIPKHKPVYLFSGEKDPVGLHGKGVLNLVSQYKKLQLENIEYRLYPDGRHEMLHEINRTEVAQHVVNWLERNTPGSNTHPSPLNPTETADSI; this is translated from the coding sequence ATGCAGGAATCTACCTTTGCCTTGGTCGCTAGTGAAGGTACCCGTATTCATGTGTACCGCTGGCTTCCCGATCCGGAATGCGACGTTAAAGGGGTAGTGCAAATTGCACATGGCATGGGCGAGACGGCAGCCCGATACGCGGAATTTGCCAACGTTCTTACTGAAAGTGGCTATGCGGTCTATGCCAATGACCATCGGGGTCATGGCAAAACTGTGGAGAATGCCAAGTTACTCGGTAATGCTGGTATCGATGCGTTCCGCTGGATGGCAAGTGATATGATCAATCTGGGCGAAGTAGCCGCCAAGGAGAATCCTGGGGTGCCCCTGTTTCTAATGGGACATAGCATGGGCTCATTCTTGGTACAACATCTCATGTACGCTGGTCATGAGCAGTACCATGCCTTTATTTTATCCGGGACAAACGGCAGACGCGGTCTGCTCCGGTTTGGTGAGAAGCTGGCCTTCTTGCAATGCGGCATTCAGGGGGCTACTCATCCCAGCATGCTGCTCAACGCGATTGTATTTGGTGGATTTAACCGTTCTTTCCGCCCTGCAACGACACCGTTTGATTGGTTGTCGCGCGACTCCCAAGAGGTTCAGCGATTCATTGATGATCCCCTGTGCGGAGCAGTCTGTACAGCAGGTTTTTTCCGCGACTTCTTCAAATTGCTGCTTGAAGTCCATCTTCCACACAATATGGAGCGCATACCCAAACACAAACCCGTATATCTGTTCTCAGGTGAGAAGGACCCTGTCGGCCTTCATGGCAAAGGCGTTCTTAATCTGGTCTCGCAGTATAAGAAGCTTCAGCTGGAGAATATTGAGTATCGCCTGTATCCGGATGGACGCCATGAAATGCTGCATGAAATCAACCGAACAGAAGTGGCTCAGCACGTTGTGAACTGGCTAGAGCGGAATACCCCTGGCTCGAATACACACCCTAGTCCATTGAACCCTACTGAGACGGCTGACTCTATATAA
- a CDS encoding DUF3891 family protein has translation MIIYEREHDFVLTAQHEHGLVAGEMASHWKNELLADAAHRDELILAAREHDRGWIELDAAPFWNDYSQSPYSFRDFPLRPRFVFYHKGIEEVRQKNLYAGLLCSLMYTELFQKNLGANAQDDDDIRDYLQQEHERQLDWEKQLGGDAEALKQRLQSDVEIMLFCDQLSLFLCMEEPGTPAARYDFFAEGLSCTFDACSRQPIQAEWLSNEKVGLSFFPFDEDFTVVLPYKSVPKASIRKFGIQQAYRRAEWKERRVLITELN, from the coding sequence ATGATCATATATGAGAGAGAGCATGATTTTGTTTTGACCGCACAGCATGAGCATGGATTAGTAGCCGGAGAGATGGCTTCTCACTGGAAAAACGAATTATTAGCCGATGCTGCGCATCGGGATGAATTAATTCTAGCGGCGAGAGAACATGACCGGGGCTGGATTGAGTTGGATGCTGCTCCATTCTGGAATGATTACAGTCAATCGCCGTATTCGTTTCGTGACTTTCCATTGCGTCCGCGTTTTGTATTCTACCATAAAGGGATTGAAGAAGTTCGTCAGAAAAACCTCTACGCCGGATTATTGTGTAGCTTGATGTATACGGAACTGTTTCAGAAAAATCTGGGGGCCAATGCTCAGGATGATGATGACATCCGAGATTATCTGCAGCAAGAACACGAACGTCAGCTGGATTGGGAGAAACAGCTTGGTGGTGATGCTGAAGCACTGAAACAGAGGCTGCAAAGTGATGTGGAGATCATGCTTTTCTGTGATCAGCTCAGTTTGTTTCTCTGTATGGAGGAACCTGGAACACCTGCTGCGCGTTATGATTTTTTTGCAGAAGGGCTCAGTTGTACGTTTGATGCCTGTTCCAGACAACCAATTCAGGCAGAGTGGTTATCCAATGAAAAAGTTGGCCTGTCTTTTTTCCCGTTTGATGAGGACTTTACCGTCGTTTTGCCTTACAAATCGGTGCCAAAGGCAAGTATCCGCAAATTCGGTATTCAACAGGCTTACCGCCGGGCTGAATGGAAGGAACGGCGCGTGTTGATTACGGAATTGAACTGA
- a CDS encoding 8-oxo-dGTP diphosphatase — protein sequence MSTRIEILTMCMVWDKMNDQVLLMNRPDRKGFPGYIAPGGKVDFPESIVDGAVREVLEETGLTVNEITYKGLDEFCDPEQGLRYMVFNYLATSFEGQLLQDPPEGELLWVPMKRVFELPMQDWFAERLPRFFQNGTFERSVIWEKSSGRTLQETFMVYNDSVLEQRGVR from the coding sequence ATGAGCACCAGAATAGAGATATTAACAATGTGTATGGTATGGGACAAAATGAATGATCAGGTGTTATTAATGAATCGGCCGGATCGCAAAGGATTTCCGGGATACATCGCTCCTGGGGGAAAGGTAGACTTTCCGGAAAGCATTGTGGATGGTGCCGTGCGGGAGGTTCTGGAGGAGACGGGTTTAACGGTCAATGAGATTACGTATAAAGGACTTGATGAGTTCTGTGATCCCGAACAAGGGTTACGATACATGGTATTTAACTATCTGGCGACTTCATTCGAGGGTCAATTATTGCAAGATCCGCCCGAAGGCGAACTGTTATGGGTGCCTATGAAGCGGGTATTCGAGCTACCTATGCAGGACTGGTTCGCTGAACGTCTCCCACGTTTTTTCCAGAACGGTACGTTTGAGCGGAGCGTAATCTGGGAGAAGTCATCCGGACGTACGCTGCAAGAGACATTTATGGTGTATAACGATTCCGTTCTTGAACAGCGTGGGGTTCGATAA
- a CDS encoding GNAT family N-acetyltransferase, producing the protein MKLSFRILDWEEERPYELLLMADPSKTIVDEYLSRGVCFIAEYEGEMVGEFVLLKTRPETAEIVNIAVQEELQGQGVGKHMIKEAMEAARRLGCRILEIGTGNSSFHQLKLYQRCGFRIIGVDRDFFVRHYEEEIIEDGIRCVDMIRMAIDLDAVTDDEEK; encoded by the coding sequence ATGAAATTGTCGTTCCGGATTTTGGACTGGGAAGAAGAGAGACCGTACGAACTTTTATTGATGGCTGATCCTTCAAAAACAATTGTGGATGAGTACCTGAGTCGGGGTGTTTGTTTTATTGCCGAGTATGAAGGAGAGATGGTTGGAGAGTTCGTATTGCTCAAGACTCGTCCGGAGACTGCCGAGATTGTTAATATTGCTGTACAGGAAGAACTGCAGGGACAAGGTGTAGGCAAACACATGATTAAGGAAGCGATGGAAGCTGCACGCAGATTAGGCTGCCGGATTCTCGAGATTGGGACAGGCAACTCCAGCTTTCATCAATTGAAGTTATATCAACGTTGCGGTTTCCGCATTATCGGGGTTGATCGTGATTTCTTTGTGAGGCACTATGAGGAAGAGATTATAGAGGATGGTATCCGTTGTGTGGATATGATCCGTATGGCCATAGATCTGGATGCTGTTACAGATGATGAAGAGAAATAG
- a CDS encoding TIGR01212 family radical SAM protein (This family includes YhcC from E. coli K-12, an uncharacterized radical SAM protein.), with product MNAPALQSPLLWGDKRFHTWNYEMRDQFNNKVFKVMLDAGFTCPNRDGSIAKGGCTFCSARGSGDFAGNRREDLVTQFNTIRDKQHLKWPTAHYIGYFQAYTNTYAPVEELREYFEEILEQPGVVGLSIATRPDCLPDDVVDYLAELNERTYLWVEMGLQTIHDSTSTLINRAHDTKCYEEAVEKLRKRNIRVCTHIIYGLPQETHEMMLDTGRAVANMDVQGIKIHLLHLMRKTPMVKQYEAGLLRFLDQDEYIKLIVDTLEMLPPEMIVHRLTGDAPRNLLIGPMWSLNKWEVLNSIDRELVERDSWQGKYWRRA from the coding sequence ATGAATGCACCTGCATTACAGTCCCCTCTCCTGTGGGGAGATAAACGATTCCATACCTGGAATTATGAGATGCGAGATCAATTTAACAATAAGGTTTTCAAAGTGATGCTGGATGCAGGATTCACCTGTCCCAACCGTGACGGTTCCATTGCCAAAGGTGGCTGCACCTTCTGCAGTGCGCGTGGATCAGGCGATTTTGCTGGCAACAGACGTGAAGATCTGGTTACCCAGTTCAATACGATTCGAGATAAACAGCACCTCAAGTGGCCTACAGCCCATTATATTGGTTACTTCCAAGCCTATACGAACACGTATGCTCCGGTTGAGGAGCTTCGCGAATATTTTGAAGAAATTTTAGAGCAACCAGGTGTTGTTGGTTTGTCCATCGCCACTCGCCCGGATTGTTTGCCAGACGACGTTGTTGATTATTTGGCTGAACTGAACGAGCGCACCTACCTGTGGGTTGAGATGGGGCTTCAAACGATCCACGATTCCACATCAACTTTAATTAATCGGGCACACGACACGAAGTGTTACGAAGAAGCGGTTGAGAAACTGCGCAAACGAAATATACGTGTGTGCACACATATCATATATGGTCTGCCTCAAGAGACGCATGAGATGATGCTCGACACTGGACGGGCAGTCGCCAATATGGATGTACAGGGCATTAAAATTCACCTGTTGCATCTGATGCGCAAAACGCCGATGGTGAAGCAATATGAAGCTGGTCTTTTACGTTTTCTGGATCAGGACGAGTATATCAAGCTGATCGTAGATACATTGGAGATGCTCCCACCAGAAATGATCGTACACCGCCTTACAGGCGATGCACCGCGTAATCTGCTGATTGGACCAATGTGGTCCCTGAACAAATGGGAAGTGTTAAACTCCATTGATCGTGAGCTGGTAGAGCGGGATTCATGGCAAGGTAAGTATTGGAGGCGAGCATAG
- a CDS encoding nuclear transport factor 2 family protein, whose product MGYQHALEGYIAATNTHQFHEVSKWLSPDAVYWFTGTSCTTPDDIRAYFENAWETVKEEVYSAEEVKWITTSKDQAVCIYTYHWKGIYQGELAYGKGRATNVFVAGLDGEWKLIHEHLSLG is encoded by the coding sequence ATGGGATACCAGCATGCCCTGGAAGGATACATTGCAGCGACGAATACACATCAGTTTCATGAAGTGAGCAAATGGTTATCGCCAGATGCCGTATATTGGTTTACAGGAACGTCCTGTACTACCCCAGACGACATTCGGGCTTATTTTGAGAACGCTTGGGAAACAGTCAAGGAAGAAGTCTACAGTGCTGAAGAGGTTAAGTGGATTACGACTAGCAAAGATCAGGCAGTTTGTATTTATACCTACCACTGGAAGGGGATTTATCAGGGCGAGCTCGCTTATGGAAAGGGGCGGGCAACGAATGTGTTTGTTGCTGGGCTTGATGGAGAATGGAAATTAATCCATGAGCATTTAAGCTTGGGTTAG
- a CDS encoding 2-oxoglutarate dehydrogenase E1 component, which translates to MTIVEGNKKPWESYYGPNMGYVQEQYELFAQDPGSVTPAYRELFEQWGAPPMSGKDARTTSNSGNAQSASGSVDIQLLQKAVTAGKLVWNIRTYGHLAADIDPLGISEDTDTSLLEPQHFELNEEDLKALPASLIWEGADGQTATGWDAIQRLRQIYTGPMAYEFSHVHEVQEREWLNRRAESRTSPAPLTPQERKALLERLVEVEQFEDYLHKTFVGQKRFSIEGNDVLVPMLDEAVRIMAEAGSSHILMGMAHRGRLNVLAHVLGKPYSKIFSEFHHAPNKDLVPSEGSTGINYGWTGDVKYHMGANRFVKDGETVQARLTLANNPSHLEYVNPVVQGFARAAQDDRRDPGYPKQDVTKAATILMHGDAAFPGEGIVAETLNFKALPGYQNGGTIHIIVNNRLGFTTDSGDSRSTYYASDLAKGYEIPIVHVNADNPEACIAAIRMAAEYRNRFKKDFLIDLIGYRRYGHNETDDPETTQPIVYDKVKNHPTVSHLYQDQLKQESVIDDASITSIRDGVTNKLKEAYDQMKKNEVHEYYQRKISEPEAVTITPTAVPLENLRSINADLLKWPENFNVYPKLQRILQRRSTSLNEGEKVDWSLAETLAFATILADGKPIRISGQDAERATFAHRNLVLHDSENGAKFCPLHHLPQARASFAIYNSPLSEESVVGFEYGYNVYSPDTLVIWEAQFGDFANCAQVIFDQFVSAGRAKWSQKSSLVMLLPHANEGQGPEHTSARLERFLQLCAEDNMTVANLSSASQYFHLLRRQASLTETEDARPLVMMSPKSLIRNPRVASPAVEFSEGKFELVLEQAGLGTQPDRVERIILCSGKIAIDLEDAFEKDKADWSWLHIIRVEQLYPFPAEEIKRILARFSNVKELVWVQEENKNMGAWTYMEPRLREVAPEGTTVRYEGRPEHASPSSGYQLVHSMEQQQIITSALKQTTKNNIPLGR; encoded by the coding sequence ATGACGATCGTGGAAGGCAACAAGAAGCCCTGGGAAAGTTACTATGGCCCCAATATGGGATACGTACAGGAACAGTATGAATTATTTGCTCAAGACCCTGGTTCGGTTACACCGGCCTATCGTGAACTATTTGAACAATGGGGTGCACCGCCAATGTCTGGCAAGGATGCACGCACAACCTCGAATTCCGGCAACGCCCAATCGGCTTCCGGAAGCGTAGACATTCAATTATTACAGAAAGCGGTTACAGCAGGTAAACTGGTATGGAATATTCGTACGTATGGTCACCTTGCTGCAGACATAGATCCGCTTGGAATCAGTGAAGATACAGATACATCTTTGCTGGAGCCTCAGCATTTCGAATTAAACGAAGAAGATTTGAAAGCTTTGCCTGCTTCGCTGATCTGGGAAGGTGCAGATGGGCAGACAGCAACCGGTTGGGATGCAATCCAGCGCTTGCGTCAGATATACACTGGACCCATGGCCTATGAATTCAGTCATGTACACGAAGTTCAAGAACGTGAGTGGTTGAATCGCCGTGCGGAATCCCGTACTTCACCAGCTCCGCTTACGCCGCAAGAACGTAAGGCTTTGCTGGAACGTTTGGTTGAAGTTGAACAATTTGAAGATTATCTTCACAAAACATTTGTTGGACAGAAACGTTTCTCCATCGAAGGTAACGATGTGCTTGTACCGATGCTGGATGAAGCTGTCCGCATCATGGCAGAAGCCGGATCAAGCCACATTTTGATGGGTATGGCCCACCGTGGACGGTTGAATGTACTGGCTCATGTTTTGGGCAAACCGTACAGCAAAATTTTCTCTGAATTCCATCATGCTCCGAACAAAGACCTGGTTCCTTCGGAAGGTTCGACGGGAATCAACTACGGTTGGACGGGGGATGTCAAATATCATATGGGTGCCAACCGTTTTGTAAAAGACGGGGAAACTGTGCAGGCCCGCCTGACTCTGGCGAATAACCCGAGTCATCTGGAATACGTCAATCCGGTTGTACAAGGGTTTGCACGTGCGGCACAGGATGACCGTCGTGACCCTGGATATCCGAAGCAGGATGTAACGAAGGCAGCTACCATTTTGATGCACGGTGATGCAGCATTCCCTGGAGAAGGGATCGTTGCAGAGACGCTTAACTTCAAAGCACTGCCAGGATATCAGAATGGCGGAACCATCCATATTATCGTCAACAATCGTCTGGGTTTCACTACAGATAGCGGTGATTCCCGTTCAACGTACTACGCAAGTGACCTTGCCAAAGGGTACGAAATTCCGATTGTTCACGTTAATGCGGACAATCCGGAAGCTTGTATTGCAGCCATTCGCATGGCAGCAGAGTATCGCAATCGTTTCAAAAAGGATTTCCTGATCGACTTGATCGGTTACCGTCGCTACGGTCATAATGAAACCGATGATCCCGAAACGACTCAACCTATCGTTTATGACAAGGTGAAGAACCATCCAACGGTAAGCCACTTGTATCAAGATCAGTTGAAGCAGGAATCGGTTATCGATGATGCGTCCATTACAAGCATTCGCGATGGAGTAACGAACAAATTAAAAGAAGCTTATGACCAGATGAAGAAAAATGAAGTACATGAATATTACCAACGGAAAATCAGTGAGCCGGAAGCTGTTACGATTACGCCTACTGCCGTACCATTGGAGAATCTGCGCAGCATTAATGCGGACCTGCTGAAATGGCCTGAGAACTTCAATGTGTATCCAAAGTTACAGCGGATTTTGCAACGCCGGAGCACTTCTCTGAACGAAGGGGAAAAAGTGGATTGGAGCCTTGCGGAGACACTCGCATTTGCAACCATTCTGGCAGATGGCAAGCCAATTCGGATTAGTGGACAGGATGCCGAGCGCGCTACATTCGCTCATCGGAATCTGGTACTGCATGATTCGGAGAATGGAGCAAAGTTCTGCCCATTGCATCACTTGCCACAGGCAAGAGCATCCTTTGCAATCTATAACAGTCCGTTGTCTGAAGAATCCGTTGTTGGATTCGAATACGGATATAACGTATATTCACCAGATACACTGGTTATCTGGGAAGCTCAATTCGGAGATTTTGCCAACTGTGCACAGGTTATTTTTGACCAGTTTGTATCAGCGGGTCGTGCCAAGTGGTCTCAAAAATCCAGTCTGGTTATGTTGCTTCCACATGCGAATGAGGGTCAGGGGCCTGAGCATACGAGTGCCCGTCTTGAGCGCTTCCTGCAGCTTTGTGCAGAAGATAATATGACGGTTGCGAACTTGTCGAGTGCTTCTCAGTATTTCCACTTGTTGCGTCGCCAAGCTTCGTTGACTGAAACGGAAGATGCCCGTCCACTTGTGATGATGTCACCGAAAAGTCTCATCCGGAATCCGCGTGTTGCATCACCGGCAGTGGAATTCAGTGAAGGCAAGTTTGAGCTTGTGCTTGAACAAGCTGGGCTGGGTACGCAGCCTGATCGCGTGGAGCGCATTATTCTGTGCAGTGGCAAGATTGCCATCGATCTTGAAGATGCTTTTGAAAAAGATAAAGCAGATTGGTCATGGCTTCACATCATTCGAGTGGAACAGCTATATCCGTTCCCGGCAGAAGAGATCAAACGTATCCTTGCACGTTTCAGCAATGTAAAAGAACTGGTATGGGTACAGGAAGAAAACAAAAACATGGGTGCCTGGACTTACATGGAGCCTCGTCTTCGTGAAGTTGCTCCGGAAGGCACAACCGTTAGATACGAAGGTCGCCCGGAACACGCAAGTCCTTCCAGCGGTTATCAGCTTGTGCATAGTATGGAACAGCAACAGATTATTACATCTGCGTTGAAACAAACGACGAAGAATAATATTCCACTGGGGAGGTAA